From a single Anomaloglossus baeobatrachus isolate aAnoBae1 chromosome 4, aAnoBae1.hap1, whole genome shotgun sequence genomic region:
- the LOC142302803 gene encoding homeobox protein siamois-like, translated as MEKDPELDQVLNNALSLQDDYPDLSHPLKGKNINGSDTFSQIPLNMDVQKPLNPKQLQDTLVELYSILGIPQELPITKPFNIGKDQSTPPTTCQDEQPTNQPTNGIKRMLSVEEMDILKRSKDEKEDQAPSTSGQKSRKRTLYNKQQTIFLQNQFDFNPYPNYVSRCCFAKITGIPEPRIQVWFQNRRARYPSKPSTSQEAGGAVHVGGTSPVACEVSQHSEPCKNNCTIYPKGP; from the exons ATGGAGAAGGACCCAGAGCTGGATCAAGTCCTCAACAACGCGCTCTCTCTACAGGATGACTACCCGGATTTATCCCATCCACTCAAGGGCAAGAACATCAATGGCTCAGACACATTTTCTCAAATTCCCTTAAACATGGATGTCCAGAAGCCTCTTAATCCAAAACAGCTTCAAGACACTCTGGTTGAGCTTTATTCCATCCTTGGGATCCCACAGGAACTTCCGATAACCAAACCATTCAACATCGGGAAAGACCAGTCTACACCACCCACCACTTGCCAGGATGAGCAGCCAACCAATCAACCAACAAATGGAATTAAAA GAATGTTATCGGTAGAGGAGATGGACATACTAAAGAGATCAAAAGACGAGAAGGAAGATCAAGCCCCCTCAACATCGGGTCAGAAGAGTAGGAAGAGGACTCTCTACAACAAGCAGCAAACCATCTTCCTACAGAATCAGTTTGATTTCAATCCATACCCCAATTATGTGAGCAGATGCTGTTTCGCCAAGATCACCGGGATTCCCGAACCCAGAATTCAG GTTTGGTTTCAAAACCGAAGGGCAAGATACCCTAGTAAACCATCCACATCCCAGGAAGCAGGAGGCGCTGTACATGTTGGAGGAACGTCGCCCGTAGCATGTGAGGTGTCTCAGCACTCCGAACCCTGCAAGAATAACTGCACCATCTACCCGAAAGGACCCTAA